One genomic region from Candidatus Nitrosopumilus koreensis AR1 encodes:
- a CDS encoding U6 snRNA-associated Sm-like protein LSm6 produces MSQSNSAKRPLTTLQKSTKKKVTVRLKNEVEYKGKMDNVDSYMNLIMTDAEELHEGKTIANYGRVIVRGNNVLFIKLENEL; encoded by the coding sequence GTGTCTCAATCAAATAGCGCAAAAAGACCTCTAACAACTCTTCAAAAAAGTACAAAGAAGAAAGTTACTGTAAGACTGAAAAATGAAGTCGAATACAAAGGTAAGATGGATAATGTTGACTCATACATGAATTTGATTATGACGGATGCTGAGGAATTACACGAAGGTAAAACTATTGCAAATTATGGTAGAGTTATCGTAAGAGGTAACAACGTATTATTCATCAAACTAGAAAATGAACTCTAG
- a CDS encoding ATPase domain-containing protein, with protein sequence MISTGLEKIDKFLSGGIPDGVIVDIFGKNGTGKTQLLLQLAINSIKNGGHVLYFDTTGGFRPERILEIQKKSETQLDLLNQITVSRLTNTSEQINSIKNIDNNFSLIVIDNVTDLFSYEYKKDESVFEKNSLFMKYMQKLSYLAISKKIPVVVTNMIRNIEGKEIENMKSAIDPFTHIKIHLIKNSSKFNGKIYSAFAEDSFSYIIDKSGLSEDI encoded by the coding sequence ATGATCTCTACTGGTTTAGAAAAAATTGACAAATTTCTATCGGGTGGAATTCCTGATGGTGTAATTGTAGATATTTTTGGAAAAAATGGAACCGGAAAAACTCAACTATTGTTACAATTAGCAATAAATTCTATAAAAAATGGGGGTCATGTCTTGTATTTTGATACTACTGGAGGATTTAGACCTGAACGGATTCTGGAGATTCAAAAAAAATCTGAAACTCAATTAGATCTTCTTAATCAAATTACAGTTTCAAGGTTAACTAATACTTCTGAACAAATCAATTCAATAAAAAACATCGATAATAATTTTTCATTAATCGTAATTGATAATGTAACTGATCTGTTTTCTTATGAATATAAAAAAGATGAATCTGTATTTGAGAAAAATTCATTATTTATGAAATACATGCAAAAATTATCCTATCTTGCAATATCTAAAAAAATCCCTGTAGTTGTTACTAACATGATCAGAAACATAGAAGGAAAAGAAATTGAAAATATGAAAAGCGCAATTGATCCATTTACACATATCAAAATTCATCTTATAAAAAATTCATCCAAATTTAACGGAAAAATATATTCTGCCTTTGCAGAAGATTCGTTTTCATACATAATTGATAAATCTGGATTATCTGAAGATATTTAA
- a CDS encoding DEAD/DEAH box helicase produces MKDHVPRAQMNQTPESLFANFGFSNLTEIQKKASPIILQKKDCLVIAPTGSGKTECSVIPIFSLLTNSKKAGKIKALYITPLRALNRDVFRRITKYAHQNKLSIEIRHGDTSQKDRKKITENPPDVLITTPETLVILLTQIKYLDALSDLEWIIIDEVHELLSSERGTQLSLSVERLEFNSKFPLTKIGLSATVGNFEEAGKFVVGTKRKCEIIRDTSVRKYDVEIKYVDGTISDVAEKIVEHVSELNLDSPVLLFTNTRGESEFLASILKEKSNIPIELHHGSLSKEVREETEQNLREGKRGIVVCTSSLELGLDIGSVELVIHYGSPRQVSKLVQRIGRSRHNRNASAKGLIITNNSDDEFEAQAILQRIQEGSIEEQKIHDGSLDVLAHHLVGLTMQIGEISIDKAFDLIIGAYPFRNLKLEELVDVLDLLDSNYLIFFDRTNMTFWKKGRSFKYYFENLSTIPDILKFKVFDSVGKKIIGTLDQRFVGDYGDSGNIFVLKGSQWRILNVDEKSFTVNVEPFRGGGITVPYWEGENIPIDYKTARKVGNFRSKVRKGLLQLTNKTIEKLNFDEISDDDNIIIESSRSQGSIVIHSCFGTKINSTLSTLLSSMLSSVLGSVVDSRSDGYRIAISSRSRISEKLFLEVLKDDYDLFSMITASLAGTHNVNWRTWCVAKKFGIVGRGAIYERKSARFLYERYSKTALVHEALRELFHDKYDLKNTDKLLKEIREDQIHIKWLEVDQFSKLAEPILDHTSKYYSSPANLDKGILDLVKTRLEKTKHRLICARCGKWERVVETNEVKNILICPYCKGRQITATFYSDYDLPKIIRKKYEGKKLTSEEKHKADRAWKVSSLVENFGKTAIIVMSGYGVGADTAARILRNMVDEEHLLKQIYEAERQYVVTRGFWDS; encoded by the coding sequence ATGAAAGATCACGTTCCAAGAGCACAGATGAATCAGACTCCTGAGTCTCTATTTGCAAATTTTGGTTTTTCTAATCTAACTGAAATACAAAAAAAGGCATCACCTATAATTTTACAAAAAAAAGATTGTCTAGTAATTGCTCCTACTGGTTCTGGAAAAACTGAATGTTCTGTAATCCCAATTTTTTCCTTATTGACAAATTCTAAAAAAGCTGGAAAAATTAAAGCTCTTTACATTACTCCATTACGTGCATTAAATCGAGATGTTTTTAGACGAATTACAAAATATGCTCATCAAAATAAACTATCTATTGAAATCCGGCATGGGGATACCTCACAAAAAGATAGAAAAAAAATTACTGAAAATCCTCCTGATGTTCTAATTACAACTCCTGAAACTTTGGTTATTCTTTTAACTCAAATCAAATATCTTGACGCCCTATCTGATCTAGAATGGATTATAATTGATGAAGTACATGAATTATTATCTAGTGAAAGAGGCACTCAACTCTCTCTAAGTGTTGAAAGATTGGAATTTAATTCTAAATTTCCCCTTACAAAAATAGGCTTATCTGCTACTGTTGGAAATTTCGAGGAAGCAGGAAAATTTGTTGTAGGTACTAAAAGAAAATGTGAGATAATTAGAGATACTTCTGTAAGAAAATATGATGTAGAAATAAAATACGTGGATGGAACAATTTCTGATGTAGCAGAAAAAATTGTTGAACATGTATCTGAATTGAATTTAGATTCACCCGTTCTCTTATTTACAAACACTAGAGGCGAATCTGAATTTTTAGCCTCAATACTTAAAGAAAAATCCAATATTCCTATTGAATTACATCATGGTTCTCTATCAAAAGAAGTTAGAGAAGAAACTGAACAAAATTTACGTGAAGGAAAACGAGGAATTGTCGTCTGCACATCTTCCCTTGAATTAGGCTTAGATATTGGTTCTGTTGAATTAGTAATCCATTATGGTTCACCTAGACAAGTTTCCAAATTAGTTCAAAGAATAGGTCGAAGTAGACACAACCGTAATGCATCTGCTAAAGGATTAATTATTACAAATAACTCTGATGATGAATTTGAAGCACAAGCAATACTTCAAAGAATTCAAGAAGGTTCTATTGAAGAGCAAAAAATTCATGATGGCTCACTTGATGTTTTAGCTCATCACCTTGTTGGACTAACAATGCAAATTGGAGAAATTTCAATTGATAAAGCATTTGATCTGATTATAGGAGCCTATCCATTTAGAAATCTAAAACTAGAAGAACTTGTAGATGTTTTAGATTTACTTGATTCGAACTATTTGATATTTTTTGATAGAACAAATATGACTTTTTGGAAGAAAGGACGTTCTTTCAAATATTACTTTGAAAATCTTTCTACAATTCCTGACATTCTTAAATTCAAGGTATTTGACAGTGTTGGAAAAAAAATTATTGGAACTCTAGATCAAAGATTTGTAGGTGATTATGGTGATTCTGGAAATATTTTTGTTTTAAAAGGCTCACAATGGAGAATTCTAAACGTTGATGAGAAATCATTCACAGTAAATGTTGAACCTTTTAGAGGTGGAGGAATTACTGTTCCGTATTGGGAAGGTGAAAACATTCCTATTGATTATAAAACTGCCAGAAAAGTGGGTAATTTTAGAAGCAAAGTTAGGAAAGGCTTACTCCAGTTAACAAATAAAACAATTGAAAAATTAAATTTTGATGAAATTTCTGATGATGATAACATAATAATTGAATCAAGTAGATCTCAGGGTTCAATTGTAATCCATTCTTGTTTTGGCACAAAAATTAACTCTACACTTTCAACATTACTTTCTTCTATGTTATCTTCTGTGTTGGGTTCTGTAGTAGATTCTCGTTCAGATGGTTATAGAATTGCAATATCTTCAAGATCCAGAATTTCAGAAAAATTATTTCTTGAGGTCTTAAAAGATGACTATGATCTGTTTTCAATGATTACTGCATCTCTTGCTGGTACTCATAATGTTAATTGGAGAACTTGGTGTGTTGCAAAAAAATTTGGTATTGTAGGTCGTGGTGCAATTTATGAAAGAAAATCTGCACGATTTTTGTATGAGAGGTACTCAAAAACTGCACTTGTACATGAAGCATTACGCGAATTATTTCATGACAAATATGATCTTAAAAATACTGATAAACTGTTAAAAGAAATTCGTGAAGATCAAATTCATATTAAATGGTTAGAAGTTGATCAATTTTCAAAACTAGCAGAACCTATTTTGGATCATACATCAAAATATTATTCTTCTCCTGCAAATCTTGATAAAGGAATTCTAGATCTTGTAAAAACTAGACTTGAAAAAACAAAGCACCGTTTGATCTGTGCTAGATGTGGAAAATGGGAACGTGTAGTTGAAACAAACGAAGTAAAAAACATCCTGATTTGTCCTTATTGTAAGGGACGACAAATTACTGCAACATTTTATTCTGATTATGATCTTCCAAAAATTATTCGAAAAAAATATGAGGGTAAAAAACTGACTAGTGAGGAAAAACACAAGGCAGATCGTGCCTGGAAAGTATCTTCTTTAGTAGAAAATTTTGGTAAGACTGCAATTATTGTCATGTCTGGTTATGGGGTTGGTGCAGATACCGCTGCACGAATTCTTCGCAATATGGTTGATGAAGAGCATTTACTCAAACAAATCTATGAGGCAGAAAGACAATACGTGGTTACTAGAGGTTTTTGGGATTCTTAA
- a CDS encoding single-stranded DNA-binding protein, with protein sequence MSEFDSLIEKLIEQKPELTREIIEEQIKLKKEKIGAGYLTDQGALFLIASDYGVTLSGPLKIEMSLKDLYAGAKEISLETRVLNLSPAKQFSRKDGSPFYLRTMTVYDDANSTASVKLWDEKANLPGIENLKPGDLIKIIKAYVKSDLDGSPTINIGSGSNVETIDSTSEIPTIDRITRDVSELQEGQKDLVVLGEIDGVISGMEFTNSRGMPGKALRMRLKGKDGNGMRVVLWGKDESSIPNMISQSAKVRLLGVRVKSGNQGLEIHGNDATIIEIEGGKEAEPVIARVLSMSPTENGRNMILAVDNKKNLYNISDSSNSTSICVEGDVIECMPSKVYGNSITLDENSFVRKLENDENIPSLSQIRTKINDVKADGSYCIEAIILKVPERREVQTKTGESIALSEMFVEDDTGQIWVKGWRNQARLIDKCELGEIVSITGLNAKAGLEGRIEMFLTAFSKITKKN encoded by the coding sequence TTGTCGGAATTTGACAGCCTGATTGAAAAATTAATTGAACAAAAACCAGAATTAACTAGAGAGATAATTGAAGAGCAAATCAAACTAAAAAAAGAGAAAATTGGTGCAGGATATTTGACTGACCAAGGAGCTTTATTCTTAATTGCATCAGACTATGGCGTAACATTGTCAGGACCACTAAAAATTGAAATGAGTTTAAAAGATCTCTATGCAGGGGCAAAAGAAATTTCATTAGAAACAAGGGTTTTGAATTTATCACCTGCAAAACAATTTTCAAGAAAAGATGGTTCTCCATTTTATCTTAGAACTATGACAGTATATGATGATGCAAACTCTACAGCGAGTGTAAAACTATGGGATGAAAAAGCAAACCTTCCTGGAATTGAAAATCTAAAACCCGGAGACCTAATTAAAATCATTAAAGCTTATGTCAAATCAGATCTTGATGGATCACCAACAATCAATATTGGTTCAGGTTCTAATGTAGAAACTATCGATTCTACAAGTGAAATTCCAACTATTGATAGAATTACAAGAGATGTAAGTGAATTGCAAGAGGGTCAAAAAGATCTAGTTGTTTTAGGAGAAATTGATGGTGTGATTAGCGGTATGGAATTTACAAATTCTAGAGGTATGCCTGGAAAAGCATTGCGAATGAGGCTAAAGGGGAAAGATGGAAATGGAATGAGAGTAGTATTATGGGGAAAAGATGAATCATCAATTCCAAACATGATTTCACAATCAGCTAAAGTAAGATTACTTGGAGTCAGAGTCAAATCTGGAAATCAAGGATTAGAAATTCATGGAAATGATGCAACAATAATTGAGATTGAAGGAGGTAAAGAAGCAGAACCAGTAATTGCAAGAGTTCTTTCAATGTCACCAACAGAAAATGGAAGAAATATGATTTTAGCTGTTGACAATAAAAAGAATCTATACAACATTAGTGATTCATCAAATTCAACTAGCATTTGTGTCGAAGGAGATGTCATAGAATGTATGCCATCAAAAGTTTATGGAAATTCAATTACGCTTGATGAGAATTCTTTTGTAAGAAAATTAGAAAATGATGAAAACATTCCTTCATTGTCTCAGATTAGAACAAAAATTAACGATGTGAAAGCTGATGGAAGTTATTGTATAGAAGCTATAATTTTGAAAGTTCCAGAAAGACGCGAAGTTCAAACAAAAACTGGAGAATCAATTGCACTTTCAGAAATGTTTGTGGAAGACGATACTGGACAAATTTGGGTTAAAGGATGGAGAAATCAAGCAAGATTAATTGACAAATGTGAATTAGGTGAAATTGTTTCAATAACAGGCCTTAATGCAAAGGCCGGACTAGAGGGCAGAATAGAGATGTTCCTAACAGCTTTTTCCAAAATTACAAAAAAGAATTAA
- a CDS encoding ABC transporter permease, translating into MFVAGFAYAPLIQHVPFGAKELDYPAFLASGMIGFNIMNSTLVSGIIIWNDRRHGMFEQIMSGPFTRSHYILSNICTIGIIGLVSASLIALVGYPVFFESIEFSLITIPVIVFGAITGSVLFGSLASIISTRLRSSEGFNVIINTVFLFFAFVSSAFYPADNVPEPLRTAFYLNPLTYLVDVIRAGIFGNITDFVIIEMLVLVGIASVFFVIASKLLTKLDF; encoded by the coding sequence ATTTTTGTAGCAGGTTTTGCATATGCCCCGTTAATTCAACATGTACCTTTTGGTGCAAAGGAACTTGATTATCCTGCATTTCTAGCCTCTGGTATGATTGGATTCAACATAATGAACAGTACTCTTGTTTCAGGAATCATAATCTGGAACGATAGACGACATGGTATGTTTGAGCAAATAATGTCTGGTCCTTTTACGCGAAGTCATTACATTCTTAGCAACATTTGCACTATAGGCATAATTGGTTTAGTCAGTGCTTCTTTGATCGCCTTGGTAGGCTATCCTGTATTTTTTGAATCTATAGAATTTTCATTAATTACCATCCCAGTGATTGTTTTTGGTGCAATTACTGGCTCTGTTTTATTTGGTTCATTAGCATCTATAATCTCAACCAGATTACGTTCTAGTGAAGGATTTAACGTAATTATTAACACTGTTTTTCTATTTTTTGCATTTGTTAGTTCAGCATTTTATCCTGCAGATAATGTTCCTGAACCATTACGTACAGCATTTTATCTAAATCCATTAACTTATCTAGTTGATGTAATTAGAGCAGGAATTTTTGGAAATATTACTGATTTTGTGATTATTGAAATGTTGGTACTTGTTGGAATTGCTTCCGTATTTTTTGTTATTGCATCAAAGCTTCTAACTAAGTTAGATTTTTAG
- a CDS encoding GDP-mannose dehydrogenase, with product MSDIVLGMGEVGETLFGLLNERNFDCVGIDIESSKCKNYSENKTIENPEYLHVCLPGELTQFIDITLSWIPKLIGLKAIIIHSTVRPGTTKNIQDKSNIPVLFSPVRGVHRRFLDDIKKYTKFIASDNNEISSEIKLDLQKRFQKVDWMSTTKTGELAKILVDTSYYGWLINYAQITKMICEKEGIDFDEMWKFADEIHENLGNRPKMYPGIIGGHCVIPNLNLIEYEDLDIIKKINEMYEKFKK from the coding sequence ATGTCAGACATAGTATTAGGTATGGGAGAAGTAGGTGAAACTTTGTTTGGTTTACTGAATGAAAGAAATTTTGATTGTGTTGGCATAGACATAGAATCTTCAAAATGTAAAAATTATTCAGAAAACAAGACAATTGAAAATCCAGAATACCTACATGTTTGTCTGCCAGGAGAATTAACACAATTTATAGACATTACATTAAGTTGGATTCCAAAGTTGATTGGTCTGAAAGCAATTATTATTCATTCAACAGTTAGACCAGGTACAACAAAAAATATTCAGGATAAATCTAACATTCCAGTTTTATTTTCACCAGTTCGTGGCGTTCATAGAAGGTTTTTAGACGATATTAAAAAATATACAAAATTTATTGCGTCAGACAATAATGAAATTAGTTCTGAAATTAAATTAGATTTACAAAAAAGATTTCAAAAAGTTGATTGGATGTCAACTACAAAAACAGGGGAGCTTGCAAAAATTTTAGTGGATACATCATATTATGGATGGCTCATCAACTATGCACAGATAACAAAGATGATTTGTGAAAAAGAAGGCATAGATTTTGATGAAATGTGGAAATTTGCAGATGAAATACATGAAAATTTAGGAAACAGGCCAAAAATGTATCCAGGAATTATTGGAGGTCATTGCGTTATACCAAATTTGAATTTAATTGAATATGAAGATCTAGATATAATTAAAAAAATTAACGAAATGTATGAAAAGTTTAAAAAATAA
- a CDS encoding DUF354 domain-containing protein: protein MKIWIDVLTPKQLLFSEPIIEKLGKKNSILCTSRNYGEVSKLAKIRNFDLIFVGKHGGGSKNSKLKAGIDRMGTLVRKIEVFAPDLVISFCSPEAARISFGLRIKHIAFCDSPQAEAVMKLTLPLIQKLLIPYTIPKKEFSKYGIMEKNIISYKAIDAAVTIKRKINEHGRLPFKNNDKKNILIRVEEEEASYTEKSNKTIPIIANIISKFGEENIVILGRYTKQIQKLQKNVGKKAKVVKMSFDGKYLLKNTDVFIGSGGTMTAESALMGIPTISYNAVPNIIENFLVRKQLIKRETNPEKVSNQITKFFESTKQSNQLKAEKILNQMEDPVKKLISVIKD from the coding sequence TTGAAAATATGGATAGATGTTCTAACTCCGAAGCAATTATTGTTTTCGGAACCTATTATTGAAAAATTAGGTAAAAAAAACAGTATTTTATGCACTTCTAGAAATTATGGAGAAGTTTCAAAATTAGCAAAAATCCGTAATTTTGACCTGATTTTTGTAGGTAAACATGGTGGTGGAAGTAAAAATTCCAAACTAAAAGCAGGTATTGACAGAATGGGAACACTAGTTAGAAAAATCGAAGTATTTGCACCAGATCTTGTAATTAGTTTTTGTTCACCTGAAGCTGCAAGAATTTCATTTGGTTTAAGAATTAAACATATTGCATTTTGTGATTCTCCACAGGCCGAAGCAGTGATGAAATTAACATTACCGTTAATTCAAAAGCTGTTAATTCCCTACACAATTCCAAAGAAAGAATTTTCAAAATATGGGATAATGGAAAAAAATATTATTTCATACAAGGCAATTGATGCAGCAGTAACAATCAAAAGAAAGATAAATGAACATGGGCGACTTCCATTCAAAAATAATGATAAGAAAAATATTTTGATAAGAGTAGAGGAGGAGGAGGCATCATATACAGAAAAATCAAATAAAACTATTCCAATTATTGCTAATATAATTTCTAAATTTGGTGAGGAAAATATTGTTATTTTAGGCAGATACACAAAGCAAATTCAAAAACTGCAAAAAAATGTAGGTAAAAAAGCTAAAGTTGTAAAAATGTCATTTGATGGAAAATATTTGTTAAAGAATACAGATGTTTTCATTGGTTCAGGAGGCACAATGACTGCAGAATCTGCATTAATGGGCATTCCCACAATATCGTATAATGCAGTTCCAAACATCATAGAAAATTTTTTGGTGAGAAAACAATTGATAAAGAGAGAAACAAATCCTGAAAAAGTTTCAAATCAAATAACAAAGTTTTTTGAATCTACAAAACAATCAAATCAACTAAAAGCAGAAAAAATTCTAAACCAAATGGAAGATCCTGTTAAAAAATTAATTAGTGTAATCAAAGATTAA
- a CDS encoding nucleotide exchange factor GrpE, protein MSTDNESDEIPVDVVSENEDSIQESESSDTMKENFSELLDVEKQKTTECEEKLKRILADFQNLTRKTQSDIENGVNAKVDEFVLDFLKIYDDFIRARDVFSQNKINTEGLDSILKNMDYLLKKYDISPIDALGEIFDPNLHEAISVITDPDLDDNTITKEIRKGYISQKRVIRPTLVEISKKG, encoded by the coding sequence TTGTCTACTGATAATGAATCCGATGAAATCCCTGTAGATGTTGTTTCTGAGAATGAAGACTCTATTCAAGAATCTGAGTCTTCAGATACAATGAAAGAAAACTTTTCAGAGTTATTGGATGTAGAAAAACAAAAAACTACAGAATGTGAAGAAAAACTAAAACGCATTTTAGCAGACTTTCAAAATCTTACTAGAAAGACACAATCTGATATTGAAAATGGTGTTAATGCTAAAGTAGATGAATTTGTATTGGATTTTTTAAAAATTTATGATGACTTTATTCGTGCTAGGGATGTTTTTTCTCAAAATAAAATCAACACCGAAGGTCTTGATTCAATTTTAAAAAATATGGATTACTTATTAAAAAAATACGATATATCTCCAATTGATGCGTTGGGAGAAATTTTTGATCCCAATCTTCATGAAGCAATATCTGTTATTACTGATCCTGATTTAGATGACAATACAATCACCAAAGAGATCAGGAAAGGATATATTTCTCAAAAGAGGGTTATAAGACCAACATTAGTAGAAATTTCAAAAAAAGGATGA
- the dnaK gene encoding molecular chaperone DnaK, which yields MAKVIGIDLGTSNSAAAVMMGGKPTIIPAAEGQTAAGKAFPSVVAFSKDGELLVGEPARRQAVTNPDNTIVAAKRKMGSDYTFKIQDKEYKPQQISSFILQKIKKDAEAFIGESVEKAVITVPAYFDDNQRQATKDAGTIAGLDVVRIINEPTAASLAFGLDKAKEDMKILVFDFGGGTLDVTIMEMGGGVFEVMSTSGDTQLGGTDMDKVLIDYIVDEFKKKEGVDLSQDTTAMTRIREAAEKAKIELSTVMETEVNLPFIAHDPSSGAKNLELRLTRSKLDELIGPIVDRCKPSIQKALEDAKLSSSDIDKIVMIGGPTRIPLVKKFVSGVIGKEVESGVDPMEAVAMGAAIQAGIIAGDVTSDIVLLDVTPLTLGIETLGGVREPLIERNTTIPTSKSKVFTTAADNQTAVTIHVVQGERPMATDNVSLGSFNLTDLPPAPRGVPQIEVKFDIDANGIINVTAKDLGTQKEAKITIETKTKLSEEEIKKLKEDAEKFSEEDKKKKEKIDLKNEAESYIYTTEKLVNHDLKDKISQEQGIKITDAVKEVKEFLDKEPKELKPKLEALQSLVNEVTTELYKNAAPPPGADGQQGADGQQGADGQQGADGQTTESSSNDETKSS from the coding sequence ATGGCTAAAGTAATAGGTATCGATTTAGGAACAAGTAACTCTGCTGCTGCAGTAATGATGGGTGGAAAACCAACAATTATTCCAGCAGCTGAAGGTCAAACTGCAGCCGGAAAAGCATTCCCATCAGTAGTAGCTTTCTCTAAAGATGGTGAACTTTTGGTTGGCGAACCTGCTCGTAGACAGGCAGTTACAAATCCGGATAATACCATAGTTGCAGCAAAAAGAAAAATGGGCTCTGATTATACTTTTAAAATTCAAGATAAGGAATACAAACCTCAACAAATCTCTTCATTTATTCTACAAAAAATAAAAAAAGATGCCGAAGCATTCATTGGCGAATCTGTTGAGAAAGCGGTTATTACAGTTCCCGCATATTTTGATGACAATCAACGTCAAGCAACAAAAGATGCAGGAACAATCGCAGGTCTTGATGTTGTTAGAATAATTAATGAACCCACTGCTGCTTCTTTAGCATTTGGATTAGATAAAGCAAAAGAAGACATGAAGATACTTGTCTTTGATTTTGGTGGTGGAACATTAGATGTTACTATCATGGAAATGGGAGGTGGTGTTTTTGAAGTAATGAGTACGTCTGGAGATACTCAATTAGGAGGAACTGATATGGATAAAGTTTTGATTGATTACATTGTTGATGAATTCAAGAAAAAAGAAGGGGTTGATCTTTCTCAAGATACAACTGCAATGACAAGAATAAGAGAAGCAGCAGAAAAAGCAAAAATTGAATTGTCTACTGTAATGGAAACTGAAGTTAATCTGCCATTTATTGCACATGATCCTTCATCAGGCGCAAAGAATCTTGAATTAAGATTAACTAGATCTAAACTCGATGAATTAATTGGACCTATTGTTGATCGTTGTAAACCTTCTATACAAAAAGCACTTGAAGATGCAAAACTCTCAAGTTCTGATATTGACAAAATAGTAATGATTGGTGGTCCAACAAGAATTCCACTAGTTAAAAAATTTGTCAGTGGAGTTATAGGAAAGGAAGTTGAATCAGGCGTTGATCCTATGGAGGCAGTAGCAATGGGAGCTGCAATCCAAGCAGGAATTATTGCTGGTGATGTTACTAGTGACATTGTTCTGTTAGATGTAACTCCATTAACTTTAGGAATTGAAACGCTTGGAGGTGTTCGAGAACCATTAATTGAAAGAAATACTACTATTCCAACTTCAAAAAGTAAAGTGTTTACAACTGCAGCTGATAATCAAACAGCTGTCACTATTCATGTTGTACAAGGTGAAAGACCTATGGCCACAGACAATGTCTCCTTAGGTAGCTTTAATCTTACTGATTTACCTCCTGCTCCAAGAGGCGTTCCTCAAATTGAAGTAAAATTCGATATTGATGCTAATGGAATCATCAATGTAACCGCAAAAGATCTTGGAACTCAAAAGGAAGCAAAAATTACTATTGAAACAAAAACCAAATTGTCAGAAGAAGAGATTAAAAAATTAAAGGAAGACGCTGAAAAATTCTCTGAAGAAGACAAAAAGAAGAAAGAGAAAATTGATCTTAAAAATGAAGCAGAAAGTTACATCTACACAACTGAAAAATTAGTTAATCATGATCTAAAAGATAAAATTTCTCAAGAGCAAGGAATCAAAATTACTGATGCTGTTAAAGAAGTAAAAGAATTTTTAGACAAAGAACCTAAAGAATTAAAACCAAAACTTGAAGCATTACAATCTTTAGTAAATGAAGTAACTACAGAACTATACAAGAACGCTGCCCCCCCACCTGGTGCAGATGGACAACAAGGTGCAGATGGACAACAAGGTGCAGATGGACAACAAGGTGCAGATGGACAAACTACAGAATCATCTTCAAATGATGAAACAAAATCTAGTTAA